The Vicia villosa cultivar HV-30 ecotype Madison, WI linkage group LG1, Vvil1.0, whole genome shotgun sequence genome includes a region encoding these proteins:
- the LOC131660890 gene encoding uncharacterized protein LOC131660890, with protein sequence MSRIDRILVSEKVMNDWGVIGQMVGERDISDHCSIWLEIDNNDWGPKPFKFNNEWFSHDSFLSFVEKEWKSFKVEGRRDFVLKQKLFFLKGRLKWWNKEVFGRIDLEIQEEVSAINGGDDLLELEGDDFLSDTLFRRKEATSRFWMKLRIKENMLVQKANLKWLKEGDSNSGYFHKVMKEKGRINHLGPINTLEGRLEKVKDIKDHVVNHFSKKFEEEEEMVSSLEGIFFYCIREEDKSWLEIPFQEDEIIEALKSCGGSKIPGPDGFSFLFIKRCWSFIK encoded by the coding sequence ATGAGTAGAATTGATAGAATTCTTGTGTCGGAGAAAGTGATGAATGATTGGGGGGTGATAGGGCAAATGGTGGGGGAGAGAGATATTTCCGATCATTGTTCCATTTGGTTAGAAATCGACAACAACGATTGGGGGCCTAAACCATTCAAGTTCAATAATGAGTGGTTTTCTCACGattcctttctttcttttgtggAGAAGGAGTGGAAAAGCTTCAAAGTGGAAGGTAGAAGGGATTTTGTTTtgaaacaaaaattattttttcttaaagGTCGCCTTAAATGGTGGAATAAGGAGGTTTTTGGAAGAATTGACTTGGAAATTCAAGAGGAGGTTAGTGCTATAAATGGTggggatgatttgttggaattagaGGGAGATGATTTTCTCTCAGATACTTTGTTTAGAAGGAAGGAAGCCACTAGTCGGTTTTGGATGAAATTGAGAATTAAAGAAAATATGTTAGTTCAAAAAGCTAATTTGAAGTGGTTAAAGGAAGGTGACTCTAATAGCGGTTACTTTCACAAAGTCATGAAGGAGAAAGGAAGAATTAATCATTTGGGGCCCATTAACACTTTGGAGGGGAGGTTGGAAAAGGTAAAGGATATTAAAGATCATGTTGTTAATCATTTCTCAAAAAAATTTGAAGAGGAGGAAGAGATGGTGTCGTCTTTGGAGggaatatttttttattgtattaGGGAGGAAGATAAGAGTTGGCTTGAAATACCTTTTCAAGAAGATGAGATTATTGAAGCGTTAAAGAGTTGCGGTGGTTCTAAAATCCCGGGTCCGGATGggttctcttttctttttattaagaGATGTTGGTCTTTTATTAAATAA
- the LOC131660883 gene encoding uncharacterized protein LOC131660883, with protein MIIGSFNIRGGGNALKRRRISSLVIKSKADIFFIQETKLTNMHDFVAKIFWNRKDIGFSYSNSLGRSGGLLTLWKEDMFDVLLSFKGEGFLGVKVCKNNNFFYLINVYSSCEIVKKRRLWSKLLELKQIFNDGEWIIGGDFNAIKVREERKGRGVLSNANAAIEFAEFIEKSLLVDVPCKGKIFLV; from the coding sequence ATGATTATTGGATCATTCAACATTAGAGGGGGTGGCAATGCTCTTAAGAGGAGAAGAATTAGTTCTTTGGTGATTAAGAGTAAAGCGGATATttttttcattcaagagacaaaatTGACTAACATGCATGACTTTGTGGCGAAGATTTTTTGGAATCGTAAAGACATAGGTTTTTCGTATTCTAATTCTTTGGGTAGATCGGGAGGCCTTTTAACATTGTGGAAAGAGGATATGTTTGATGTTTTATTGAGCTTTAAAGGGGAGGGTTTTCTTGGTGTGAAAGTGTGCAAGAATAATAACTTCTTTTATTTGATTAATGTGTATTCTTCTTGTGAGATTGTCAAAAAGAGAAGATTATGGAGTAAGCTTTTGGAGTTGAAACAAATTTTCAATGATGGCGAATGGATTATAGGAGGCGATTTTAATGCTATTAAGGTGCGGGAGGAGAGGAAAGGTAGAGGTGTTTTATCTAATGCTAATGCAGCGATTGAGTTTGCGGAGTTTATTGAGAAAAGCTTGTTGGTGGATGTTCCTTGTAAGGGAAAAATATTCTTGGTATAG